One Triticum dicoccoides isolate Atlit2015 ecotype Zavitan chromosome 3B, WEW_v2.0, whole genome shotgun sequence genomic window, agtaattgttttcttcttcaactaaatataacctctcgacaatagggtcggttggaatttccggttcaaccacctcctagataaaaaaaatctatgtcacgttggtcggcataattatcataaacaataaatgaaccaaatagttatcaaaagataatatataccacatccgaattatAGACAAGACGaggaccgacgggggcggataccaaaaccatcgcactatataataacaaggaataataaaagtaagaaaattagacaagtatctatctgaagtaagaattttttttctttcagaaagaagataagaacaagaggctcaccacggtggtgccggcgacgagatcggcgcgggcgatcgacggcggtgaagacggggacgggacgtgacggaccgctaaatctagacaaatctcggggaaaatggagctcggaggtcgagtttcgagagaaGAAAGATTAATtagtgtggctcggacatttcatcgaacacctcatgtgcatagaaggtgagctagagcacccgaaTGCCCTCCCCTCGTCggtcagaaaaaacagagcactgtgaacTGCTCTGCTGTggtgatggggtatatataggcaattcatttgtcccggttcgtggtagAAACCGGGACTAAATCCCAGCattctgtcccggttcaagccacgaacgggGACCAATAGttctgggccaggagcgaggaccattattcccggttcgtgcctggaaccgggacaaatgggtccacacgaaccgggacagatgcccacgagggcccggccggccccctgggctcacgaaccgggacgaattccccatgggtcccggtttatacctgaaccgggactaatgggctgaccaggcccgaaccaaagccctgttttctactagtgatacgtCGTTTGATTTGGAAATTATTGACCCAGTCAAAATGGTCAACCAAATCTTaaattgtatacacaattgaaaaaaAAACCTTCAAAATTAAGAAATATGGTGAATTAAAAGAATAGAATAAGAGAGCTCCTTTAGAAATTATATACCCAGTCAAAATTGGGTGATCAATTCTAAACTAAAAACCTCAACTAATTTTGTGGCCTTCAAAATTATAAAGCACAGTGTATAGTATAATAGTATTGAATGAGAGAGCTTTGAAAAATTGTTGATTCAGTTATAATCAGATGACCCAATTCTAACTCAAGACCCAAATTGAATGTGGGCTTTTTAAAACTTGGGAGTATAGTGGTATAGCGAAAATTACCTCGGTGCTCGGACTTAACGGAGGCTGGGtttaaaaaaaaatcaacaaaATTCAATTTCTTACATTTCAAAAAATTGTTAAAAAAATATAGACATGCGAGGCATAACACGCATGTGTATAAATTTTCAGGACGAGATAGCTATGCAAAAAAGATAAATCTATTGCTTTTCAACGCATGATACTATTCATTACAAAAGTCCATGGATTTCTTCTTTCTGCACAGGTCACATCTCAAGGTATTTCGTTTTAAAATTCTAGACACATACATATCATATCCTTGTGTGCTTGTACAACTCTTTCAGAATGTTTGCAAAAGAAAAAGTATAAATTACCGCATATTTAGTAGCTTCCCTTGTTCACATAGTAGTTTGCCACAAAGTACTTCTACCACGTCGTCTAAAGAACAAACCTCCTACTACGTACAGTACACATATGTGTCGGTGAAACACCCTCTAATCCAACCAAACTCAGTAGCCGGTGTCCACAGGGAAAGCGTACGGCAGGTCGTTGGCCACCGGCACGTCGCTGAAACCGTCGCCTCCGGTGTAGAAACCAGTGAAGTCGACCCTGGGTTCTCGCACGAAGGCCTCCTGCCGGTTGATGCCGCAGGACAGCCCGTCGCCGTCGACGCGCATCTTCTTCTTGCCCACCTGGACCTCCCCGTCGAGAAGCAACCGCGGCCTCTTGGCCTCCGCGCCCTCGCCGGGGAACAATCCGCCGCCGCAGCTCGAGTTGCCTACGAGGCGGCGCAGCACGTCGGGGTCTCCGACGACCTTGAGGAGGAAGGCGAGCATCAGCTTGGGCCGGCGCTCGGCGTCCTGTACCCGGCGCCGCATCGACGCCAAGCGGTCCTCGGTGGCCCTCTGCTCCTCCTTCAGGCGAACCACCTCCATGGCCAACATCTTGCTGCTGATGTCTTCATCCTCCTCCCCGTCGGCGTCTTCCTTGCCACGCTTGCCGCCGCTCCGGCGCCGGACGATGCGGGGCAGGAGGTGCGTCTGGCCCCGGAGGAAGGAGGCGTGCGCGAACTCCCAGCGGTCGGGGTCAACCTTGCGAAAGCCGTAGGTGTTGAGCTGCCGGACGAAGCTGGAGAAGTTGGCGTGCTTGAAGTGGGCCGGGAGCAGCGCGTGCGAGAAGGCGAAGGGGTCGGCGACGACGAAGCTATTGCTGGCCGGCCCCCACCTGACAACCGCGTCGGTGGCCGGGTCGTCCACCATCGCGAACGTCTTTGCCACGAACGGCGCCACCGTGCCGCCGCTCCCTGAGCACTCCATGCCGCCGGCGCCGCTCATCTTTCACTAGCGAATGGTCTAGTGCCACGAATGAGGAATGACTTCTGATGTGAGAGTCGTAGCCGAGCTATACATATACTCGAGGGACGTGCGCGCGCAGGGAGGCCGCCTGATGGACAGCTGCCAAGTACGAGTGGACGCGTGTCCCCGCTGGGGAGCCCTGCGTGGCGTCCCCTCGTCAGGGCAAAAGATCGATCTTGATACGTGTCGCTCGCCGACAATGAATCAGCCCGCTGTCAACTGTCAGCCTCCTTACTTTTATTCAAAAGCCGCCCTGTCAACATCTGCATACAACTACTAATTGCAGAGCGTAGTGTAGACCCTCGAGCTCATCAGTGGGCCTCAATACGTGCCTCTTCCGTTTTGGATGAGCAAAGATATAAACAATATCTCGGACCTCGATTGTCGCGTATCTACAAGTGTTGTTCAAGCTTTCCGTTTCTTTAGTGTAGAAAATGTTCTCTTGCCTCTTTTGGCGACTAAAGAAGCAATCTGACGTGTGGACAGGGGAAGAACACCACGCACGGCGTTGATGGAAACATTAAAAAGGGTTGGTTGATGGGATGCAAAATGGTGCGGTTCCACCTGCTCCAAAATTTACGGATTTAGCTTTGTCGCCTGCCGGATATATGCTTGAGGCCGATCGAGGCATGCGGTCCTGGCGATACGGCTACGTCGATCGGCTTGTCCGCCATCTGGGTAGCACGTGGCCACCAACAGCGCCCTGGTTGTCCAGGCTTATTCCAAact contains:
- the LOC119278782 gene encoding heat stress transcription factor C-2a-like, yielding MSGAGGMECSGSGGTVAPFVAKTFAMVDDPATDAVVRWGPASNSFVVADPFAFSHALLPAHFKHANFSSFVRQLNTYGFRKVDPDRWEFAHASFLRGQTHLLPRIVRRRSGGKRGKEDADGEEDEDISSKMLAMEVVRLKEEQRATEDRLASMRRRVQDAERRPKLMLAFLLKVVGDPDVLRRLVGNSSCGGGLFPGEGAEAKRPRLLLDGEVQVGKKKMRVDGDGLSCGINRQEAFVREPRVDFTGFYTGGDGFSDVPVANDLPYAFPVDTGY